TCGTCAGCGTCGTGATTCTGGCCACGATGCAGGTGGGGACGCGGGCCCTCGGCTGGGGCTTCGGCGGCGGGCTGCTGGTCGACCTGTTTTCAGCCGCGCCCCTCGGAACCAACGCCCTGCTGTTCACGCTGATCGCCTACGTGGCCGGAGGGGGCTTTGGCGGTGTCGACCGCGCGAACCTGCTCATCCCGGTCGTCGCGGTCGCGCTCGCAACCGCCGCCTACTACCCAAGCGTGCTGCTCGCCCTTCAGCTGCAGGGGTTCGATGTCGCGTGGGAGGCCCATCTGCCCGCCCGCCTGTGGCCGGCGATCGTCGTCAATCTGGGCGCCGCGGCGGTGCTCTACTACCCCGTGCGGGTGCTCGAACGCTGGACGCACGGTCGCCCAATTCCGACGTTTCGAGGAGTACGCTAGAAGCTATGGCGGCGAACAGCGGGCCGGGCGATCAATCGGCGGCGGGGGCGCCCGGAACCAAGAGCGACGGCGGCGCGAGCGCCAATCGCAAACTCCGGCGCGGCCTGATCCTCGGAGGCGCCGTGGTGGCGGCCAACACGGCTCTGGCGGGACGACTCTGGCAGCTCCAGGTCGTTGAAACCGAGGCCTACCAGGAACAAGCGGCGCGGAATCGCCTGCGAACCGAACCGGTGCGGCCGATCCGCGGTCTGGTCTTTGACCGCAACCGCGAGCCCCTGGTGCGCAACATCCCCGTTTTCGGCGTGTGGGTCACACCGGCCGACGTGCCAAAGTCTCGCGAAGGCTCAATCATCGCCAGCCTGGCCGCCCTCACGGGCGAGCGACCGGACGACGTGCGCCTCAAGCTGTCGCAGGCCCGCTACGATCCGGGTCGCCCGGTGCAGGTGGCGGCGGACGTGCAGCGGGATTCGGCGCTGGCGATCGAGGAGCGACGCCACGACCTGCCCGGCGTGCAGGTTCGTTCCGGGATTCGCCGGAACTATCTCCACGGCGACGTCTTTGGGCACATGCTGGGATTCGTCGGCCCCGTCCCCGCCGAGGCGCTGGAGGAGTACCAGGCGCTTGGCGTGGGCTTCGATGAGACGGTCGGGCTGGCCGGCTTGGAACGCCAGTTTCAGGGGGCGCTGCGCGGCGCCGACGGCTCGCGGAAGGTCCAGATCGACGCGCTGGGGCGCGAGCTGAACGAGATCGAATCCCAAGCGCCGGTCGAGGGACGGCACCTCGTGCTGACGGTCTCCGTTCGCGAGCAGCGGGCCATCCGCGAGATTCTGGCGCGGCATCTGGCCCTCCGTGACTCCGGCGCCGGCGTCGCCGTCGTCATTCGACCGGAGGACGGATCGGTCGTGGCGCTCGCCAGCCTGCCGGACTACGACAACAACGCGTTCGGAGTGGGCGGAGACCGCAGCGTGCTGACGCGGCTGGTCACGGACTCGCGCCGCCCCCTCATCAATCATGCGGTGGCCGGCCTCTACCCGCCCGGCTCCAGCTACAAGGTCATTGCGGCCTCGGCGGCGCTCGAAACGGGGATCGTCTTACCGCAAACCAAGATCCGGTGCGACGGTCAGTTGGTGCTGCCAACCGGCTGGGCCTTCAACGACTGGCTGGCGACCGGACACGGCATGGTCGACCTGCACCGGGGCATTTCGGAGTCCTGCAACATCTACTTCTACAACATCTCCGGGGGCAATCCATATACCAATCTCACCGGGTTCGGCAATCGGCGGCTGGTGGAGTTCGAGCGAGGGTTTGGGTTCGGCGAAGTCAGCGGAATTGACCTTCCCGGCGAGGCGGCCGGACTGGTGCCAACCGCCGAGTGGAAGCAGGGCAACCTGGGACAGTCTTGGGTGACGGGCGATACCTACCACGCGGCCATTGGCCAGGGGCTGGTGCAGGTCACGCCGCTGCAGATCGCCATGATGTATGCGGCCGTCGGCAACGGCGGGCGCCTGCTGCGCCCGCGCCTGGTGGACCGCATCGTCGACACGCAGGGCAACGTGCTCCAGCGCCTGCCCATCAGCGAGCGTGGGCGATTGCCCGTCTCGGATGAGCACCTGCGCCTGATCCGCAATGCGCTTCTGGAGGCCGTCAACGGTCGCAATGGCACCGGCAAGTGGGCACGCTCGGAGTTCGCCGTCGTGGCGGGAAAAACCGGCACCGCCGAATACAGTGGAACGCGGGACTCCCAAGGCAAG
This sequence is a window from Chloroflexota bacterium. Protein-coding genes within it:
- the mreD gene encoding rod shape-determining protein MreD, encoding MVSHLGTAARGVRWLPSPGTLAAALFLALLALVQTSVLPYFEIMGAQPSLVLVSVVILATMQVGTRALGWGFGGGLLVDLFSAAPLGTNALLFTLIAYVAGGGFGGVDRANLLIPVVAVALATAAYYPSVLLALQLQGFDVAWEAHLPARLWPAIVVNLGAAAVLYYPVRVLERWTHGRPIPTFRGVR
- the mrdA gene encoding penicillin-binding protein 2, with amino-acid sequence MAANSGPGDQSAAGAPGTKSDGGASANRKLRRGLILGGAVVAANTALAGRLWQLQVVETEAYQEQAARNRLRTEPVRPIRGLVFDRNREPLVRNIPVFGVWVTPADVPKSREGSIIASLAALTGERPDDVRLKLSQARYDPGRPVQVAADVQRDSALAIEERRHDLPGVQVRSGIRRNYLHGDVFGHMLGFVGPVPAEALEEYQALGVGFDETVGLAGLERQFQGALRGADGSRKVQIDALGRELNEIESQAPVEGRHLVLTVSVREQRAIREILARHLALRDSGAGVAVVIRPEDGSVVALASLPDYDNNAFGVGGDRSVLTRLVTDSRRPLINHAVAGLYPPGSSYKVIAASAALETGIVLPQTKIRCDGQLVLPTGWAFNDWLATGHGMVDLHRGISESCNIYFYNISGGNPYTNLTGFGNRRLVEFERGFGFGEVSGIDLPGEAAGLVPTAEWKQGNLGQSWVTGDTYHAAIGQGLVQVTPLQIAMMYAAVGNGGRLLRPRLVDRIVDTQGNVLQRLPISERGRLPVSDEHLRLIRNALLEAVNGRNGTGKWARSEFAVVAGKTGTAEYSGTRDSQGKLPSHAWFAGYAPAGKPEYAFAVLVRDGGEGAFAAAPIARDIIDYLMSGEMPPLPQDRPDFIPPTRRLA